One Periophthalmus magnuspinnatus isolate fPerMag1 chromosome 15, fPerMag1.2.pri, whole genome shotgun sequence genomic window carries:
- the tmem63ba gene encoding CSC1-like protein 2 isoform X2, translated as MLRALVFMMALLGSCTTGSCTTAAPNSSKDYCYSARIRSTVLQGLPFGGVPTVLALDFMCFLGLLVVFSFLRKVAWDYGRLALVTDADSVASTVTPETNERYERLTSVSSSVDIDQRDTGFCSWLTAIFRIKDDEIRDKCGEDAVYYLSFQRHIIGLLVVVGVLSVGIVLPVNFSGNLLENNAYSFGRTTIANLGADNALLWLHTIFAFLYLLLTVYSMRRHTSKMHYKEDDLVKRTLFVNGISKYAEEWDIKQHFEQAYENCVVLEARICYNVARLMYLNTERKKAERNKKFFIDLQSKEHVPTMINPKPCGHLCCCIIKGCEQEEAVGYYTKLEANLREDYRKEREKVNSKPLGMAFVTFQNESITALILKDFNACKCHGCYCRREPKSSNLSTKLHTHNWTVTYAPHPQNVYWEHLSAGGFYWWGRCFVINSVLFLLLFFLTTPAIIISTMDKFNVTKPVEYLNNPIITQFFPTLLLWSFSALLPTIVYYSAFFEAHWTRSGENRTTMHKCYTFLIFMVLLLPSLGLSSLDVFFRWLFDRSFEAAPSVRFECVFLPDNGAFFVNYVIASAFIGNAMDLLRIPGLLMYMIRLCLARSAAERRNVKRHQAYEFQFGAAYAWMMCVFTVVMTYSITCPIIVPFGLMYMLLKHLADRYNMYYAYLPSKLDKKIHSGAVNQVVAAPILCLFWLLFFSTVRSGFLAATSMFTFVVLIITIIICLSHVCFGHFKYLSAHNYKIDTQEVDSMENGRAMGNAGTAKAAQQMYIAQVLQDPNSEEGGSGSGDDGQGSSQDEEMINQNGLNEDFQSGEDSLIDNEVRH; from the exons ATGCTCAGAGCGCTGGTCTTCATGATGGCGTTGTTGGGGAGCTGTACTACCGGGAGCTGTACTACAGCAGCTCCAAACTCCTCCAAAGATTACTGTTACTCCGCCCGAATCCGCAGCACTGTGCTTCAGGGGCTGCCCTTCGGAGGAGTGCCCACAGTCCTTGCATTGGACTTTATGTGCTTTTTG GGGCTGCTGGTGGTGTTTTCGTTCTTGAGAAAAGTTGCATGGGATTATGGACGGCTCGCTCTGGTTACAGATGCCGAcag tgtgGCCTCTACAGTCACTCCTGAAACCAATGAAAGATATGAAAGACTCACCTCAGTCTCCAGCTCAGTAGATATTGACCAGAGAGACACA GGTTTCTGCTCATGGCTCACAGCTATTTTCCGAATCAA AGATGATGAGATCAGGGACAAATGTGGGGAGGATGCAGTGTACTACCTCTCCTTCCAGCGACACATCATCGGGCTGCTGGTTGTGGTCGGGGTGCTGTCAGTGGGAATCGTTCTGCCAGTCAACTTCTCTGGAAACCTACTTG AAAATAATGCCTACAGTTTTGGGCGAACCACTATTGCAAATTTGGGTGCAGA TAATGCACTACTATGGCTGCACACTATATTTGCCTTTCTCTACCTGTTATTGACGGTTTACAGCATGAGACGGCACACCTCCAAGATGCACTACAAAGAAGACGATTTG GTAAAACGCACTTTATTTGTGAATGGAATATCAAAATATGCAGAAGAGTGGGACATAAAGCAGCACTTTGA ACAAGCCTATGAAAACTGTGTTGTACTGGAAGCTCGCATCTGTTACAACGTGGCCCGGCTCATGTATTTGAACACTGAAAG GAAAAAGGCAGAGCGCAACAAAAAGTTCTTCATTGACCTGCAGAGTAAAGAGCATGTCCCCACCATGATCAACCCCAAGCCATGTGGACACCTCTGCTGTTGCATCATCAAGGGCTGTGAACAG GAAGAAGCGGTTGGCTACTACACAAAGTTGGAGGCAAACTTGAGAGAGGATTATAGAAAGGAGCGAGAGAAAGTGAACAGTAAACCACTGGGCATGGCTTTTGTCACCTTTCAAAATGAGTCCATAACTGCCCT aaTCTTAAAGGATTTCAATGCCTGCAAGTGCCATGGTTGCTATTGTCGCAGAGAGCCAAAGAGTTCAAACTTGAGCACCAAGCTtcacacacacaactggacGGTCACTTATGCTCCTCATCCTCAAAATGTCTATTG GGAGCATCTTTCTGCAGGAGGATTTTACTGGTGGGGGCGCTGCTTTGTCATTAACAGcgtcctcttcctgctcctcttcttcctcaccaCTCCGGCCATTATAATCTCCACcatggacaagtttaatgtcacaaaACCGGTGGAGTACCTTAAT AACCCAATTATCACCCAGTTCTTCCCCACCCTGCTCCTGTGGTCCTTCTCAGCGTTGCTTCCTACTATTGTTTACTATTCTGCCTTTTTCGAGGCTCACTGGACACG GTCTGGGGAGAATAGGACCACGATGCATAAGTGCTACACATTCCTCATCTTCATGGTCTTGTTACTGCCCTCTCTTGGACTCAGCAG cTTGGATGTTTTCTTCCGTTGGCTCTTTGATCGAAGTTTTGAAGCAGCTCCTAGTGTCAGATTTGA ATGTGTGTTCCTTCCTGATAATGGAGCCTTCTTTGTGAACTATGTGATTGCCTCTGCGTTCATCGGTAACGCCATGGACCTGCTAAGGATCCCTGGTCTCCTGATGTACATGATCCGTCTGTGTTTAGCTCGTTCAGCGGCAGAACGGAGGAACGTCAAGAGG CACCAAGCATATGAGTTCCAGTTTGGCGCAGCCTATGCTTGGATGATGTGCGTATTTACTGTAGTGATGACCTACAGTATCACTTGCCCAATCATTGTACCATTTG GGCTTATGTacatgctattaaaacacttaGCAGATAGATACAACATGTACTATGCCTATCTGCCTTCAAAACTCGACAAGAAGATCCACTCCGGGGCTGTAAACCAAGTTGTGGCTGCTCCTATCCTGTGTCTCTTCTGGctccttttcttctcaactGTTCGATCAG GTTTTCTAGCAGCGACTTCCATGTTCACGTTTGTAGTTTTGATCATCACAATCATCATTTGCCTCTCCCACGTTTGTTTTGGACACTTTAAATATCTCAGCGCCCACAACTACAAG ATTGACACTCAGGAGGTGGATTCAATGGAAAATGGTCGTGCTATGGGTAATGCAGGAACAGCCAAGGCAGCA CAGCAGATGTACATCGCACAGGTGCTTCAGGACCCAAATTCAGAGGAGGGCGGTTCAGGGAGCGGTGACGATGGCCAAGGCTCCTCGCAGGACGAGGAGATGATCAACCAAAACGGCCTGAATGAGGACTTCCAATCAGGGGAGGACAGTCTGATCGACAATGAAGTGCGGCACTGA
- the tmem63ba gene encoding CSC1-like protein 2 isoform X1 gives MLRALVFMMALLGSCTTGSCTTAAPNSSKDYCYSARIRSTVLQGLPFGGVPTVLALDFMCFLGLLVVFSFLRKVAWDYGRLALVTDADRRLDQQRYSRLDDREYVASTVTPETNERYERLTSVSSSVDIDQRDTGFCSWLTAIFRIKDDEIRDKCGEDAVYYLSFQRHIIGLLVVVGVLSVGIVLPVNFSGNLLENNAYSFGRTTIANLGADNALLWLHTIFAFLYLLLTVYSMRRHTSKMHYKEDDLVKRTLFVNGISKYAEEWDIKQHFEQAYENCVVLEARICYNVARLMYLNTERKKAERNKKFFIDLQSKEHVPTMINPKPCGHLCCCIIKGCEQEEAVGYYTKLEANLREDYRKEREKVNSKPLGMAFVTFQNESITALILKDFNACKCHGCYCRREPKSSNLSTKLHTHNWTVTYAPHPQNVYWEHLSAGGFYWWGRCFVINSVLFLLLFFLTTPAIIISTMDKFNVTKPVEYLNNPIITQFFPTLLLWSFSALLPTIVYYSAFFEAHWTRSGENRTTMHKCYTFLIFMVLLLPSLGLSSLDVFFRWLFDRSFEAAPSVRFECVFLPDNGAFFVNYVIASAFIGNAMDLLRIPGLLMYMIRLCLARSAAERRNVKRHQAYEFQFGAAYAWMMCVFTVVMTYSITCPIIVPFGLMYMLLKHLADRYNMYYAYLPSKLDKKIHSGAVNQVVAAPILCLFWLLFFSTVRSGFLAATSMFTFVVLIITIIICLSHVCFGHFKYLSAHNYKIDTQEVDSMENGRAMGNAGTAKAAQQMYIAQVLQDPNSEEGGSGSGDDGQGSSQDEEMINQNGLNEDFQSGEDSLIDNEVRH, from the exons ATGCTCAGAGCGCTGGTCTTCATGATGGCGTTGTTGGGGAGCTGTACTACCGGGAGCTGTACTACAGCAGCTCCAAACTCCTCCAAAGATTACTGTTACTCCGCCCGAATCCGCAGCACTGTGCTTCAGGGGCTGCCCTTCGGAGGAGTGCCCACAGTCCTTGCATTGGACTTTATGTGCTTTTTG GGGCTGCTGGTGGTGTTTTCGTTCTTGAGAAAAGTTGCATGGGATTATGGACGGCTCGCTCTGGTTACAGATGCCGAcag ACGACTGGACCAACAGAGATACAGTCGCCTGGATGATCGGGAata tgtgGCCTCTACAGTCACTCCTGAAACCAATGAAAGATATGAAAGACTCACCTCAGTCTCCAGCTCAGTAGATATTGACCAGAGAGACACA GGTTTCTGCTCATGGCTCACAGCTATTTTCCGAATCAA AGATGATGAGATCAGGGACAAATGTGGGGAGGATGCAGTGTACTACCTCTCCTTCCAGCGACACATCATCGGGCTGCTGGTTGTGGTCGGGGTGCTGTCAGTGGGAATCGTTCTGCCAGTCAACTTCTCTGGAAACCTACTTG AAAATAATGCCTACAGTTTTGGGCGAACCACTATTGCAAATTTGGGTGCAGA TAATGCACTACTATGGCTGCACACTATATTTGCCTTTCTCTACCTGTTATTGACGGTTTACAGCATGAGACGGCACACCTCCAAGATGCACTACAAAGAAGACGATTTG GTAAAACGCACTTTATTTGTGAATGGAATATCAAAATATGCAGAAGAGTGGGACATAAAGCAGCACTTTGA ACAAGCCTATGAAAACTGTGTTGTACTGGAAGCTCGCATCTGTTACAACGTGGCCCGGCTCATGTATTTGAACACTGAAAG GAAAAAGGCAGAGCGCAACAAAAAGTTCTTCATTGACCTGCAGAGTAAAGAGCATGTCCCCACCATGATCAACCCCAAGCCATGTGGACACCTCTGCTGTTGCATCATCAAGGGCTGTGAACAG GAAGAAGCGGTTGGCTACTACACAAAGTTGGAGGCAAACTTGAGAGAGGATTATAGAAAGGAGCGAGAGAAAGTGAACAGTAAACCACTGGGCATGGCTTTTGTCACCTTTCAAAATGAGTCCATAACTGCCCT aaTCTTAAAGGATTTCAATGCCTGCAAGTGCCATGGTTGCTATTGTCGCAGAGAGCCAAAGAGTTCAAACTTGAGCACCAAGCTtcacacacacaactggacGGTCACTTATGCTCCTCATCCTCAAAATGTCTATTG GGAGCATCTTTCTGCAGGAGGATTTTACTGGTGGGGGCGCTGCTTTGTCATTAACAGcgtcctcttcctgctcctcttcttcctcaccaCTCCGGCCATTATAATCTCCACcatggacaagtttaatgtcacaaaACCGGTGGAGTACCTTAAT AACCCAATTATCACCCAGTTCTTCCCCACCCTGCTCCTGTGGTCCTTCTCAGCGTTGCTTCCTACTATTGTTTACTATTCTGCCTTTTTCGAGGCTCACTGGACACG GTCTGGGGAGAATAGGACCACGATGCATAAGTGCTACACATTCCTCATCTTCATGGTCTTGTTACTGCCCTCTCTTGGACTCAGCAG cTTGGATGTTTTCTTCCGTTGGCTCTTTGATCGAAGTTTTGAAGCAGCTCCTAGTGTCAGATTTGA ATGTGTGTTCCTTCCTGATAATGGAGCCTTCTTTGTGAACTATGTGATTGCCTCTGCGTTCATCGGTAACGCCATGGACCTGCTAAGGATCCCTGGTCTCCTGATGTACATGATCCGTCTGTGTTTAGCTCGTTCAGCGGCAGAACGGAGGAACGTCAAGAGG CACCAAGCATATGAGTTCCAGTTTGGCGCAGCCTATGCTTGGATGATGTGCGTATTTACTGTAGTGATGACCTACAGTATCACTTGCCCAATCATTGTACCATTTG GGCTTATGTacatgctattaaaacacttaGCAGATAGATACAACATGTACTATGCCTATCTGCCTTCAAAACTCGACAAGAAGATCCACTCCGGGGCTGTAAACCAAGTTGTGGCTGCTCCTATCCTGTGTCTCTTCTGGctccttttcttctcaactGTTCGATCAG GTTTTCTAGCAGCGACTTCCATGTTCACGTTTGTAGTTTTGATCATCACAATCATCATTTGCCTCTCCCACGTTTGTTTTGGACACTTTAAATATCTCAGCGCCCACAACTACAAG ATTGACACTCAGGAGGTGGATTCAATGGAAAATGGTCGTGCTATGGGTAATGCAGGAACAGCCAAGGCAGCA CAGCAGATGTACATCGCACAGGTGCTTCAGGACCCAAATTCAGAGGAGGGCGGTTCAGGGAGCGGTGACGATGGCCAAGGCTCCTCGCAGGACGAGGAGATGATCAACCAAAACGGCCTGAATGAGGACTTCCAATCAGGGGAGGACAGTCTGATCGACAATGAAGTGCGGCACTGA